Proteins from a genomic interval of Rubinisphaera italica:
- a CDS encoding exo-alpha-sialidase, giving the protein MPNQVQFVRQAAAALIACGLVVSLLPSFTPSLYAQTVDPASVLGDTTMPSPEDVSQNFPYGITGKTPPSLIKINYKGQPPYHKHRINLRIFQGCPQVEISEGGRLWATWFGSNIQAERAPYHKDQFSVISTSADGGKTWKEVFVFDPSELLGGGASDPMLWKDPQGNIRFIGLRNIDFKGQDEFASSAWEFTMLDPENEHTAWTAPRLLGNKNISVMKPLIFADGTIMRSMDDFKFVGIPDKVRIRFLKEDVNGKPIFVSEFPVDNDAVFAEQMPIIRKDGSLFTFYRARRGQKFAESFDGGKSWKLGGYYPMQFSINTKCILKTLPSGKVLLVANDVQMKRENDKKIYYYTDENGKERELEKHKTPRTRMTAYLSDDDGKTFTHKMLLCDEGQISYPSATLNKDGAIYIVYDQGRGEIGQHTIFLSKITEEDILAGKLVKGEGFLNNIVSRPSDQGGGRRKGDKL; this is encoded by the coding sequence ATGCCGAACCAAGTTCAGTTTGTTCGCCAGGCGGCTGCAGCCTTGATAGCATGTGGGCTCGTCGTCAGCCTGCTGCCGAGTTTCACTCCGTCTCTATACGCCCAAACGGTGGACCCGGCATCCGTATTGGGCGACACGACAATGCCGTCCCCCGAAGATGTGTCGCAAAATTTCCCCTACGGAATTACTGGAAAGACGCCACCGTCTCTGATCAAAATCAATTACAAAGGACAACCACCCTACCACAAGCACCGTATCAATCTGAGGATCTTTCAAGGCTGCCCGCAGGTAGAAATCTCCGAGGGTGGTAGACTCTGGGCAACTTGGTTCGGTTCTAACATCCAAGCCGAACGAGCACCTTACCACAAAGATCAATTCTCGGTTATTTCAACCTCCGCAGACGGTGGCAAAACATGGAAAGAAGTCTTTGTCTTCGACCCGAGCGAACTCCTTGGGGGAGGAGCATCAGACCCAATGTTGTGGAAAGATCCCCAGGGGAATATCCGATTCATCGGTCTTAGAAACATAGATTTCAAAGGCCAGGACGAATTCGCTTCCTCTGCGTGGGAATTCACTATGCTCGACCCAGAAAATGAACACACCGCCTGGACTGCACCGCGTCTGCTGGGAAACAAAAACATCTCCGTCATGAAACCGCTAATTTTCGCTGACGGCACGATTATGCGCTCGATGGACGACTTTAAGTTTGTCGGCATTCCCGACAAGGTGAGAATTCGCTTTTTAAAAGAAGACGTTAACGGCAAGCCGATATTTGTTTCCGAATTCCCCGTGGATAACGACGCGGTATTTGCGGAGCAAATGCCCATCATCCGAAAAGATGGCAGCCTCTTCACCTTCTATCGCGCCCGCAGAGGGCAGAAATTTGCCGAATCCTTCGACGGCGGCAAATCCTGGAAACTGGGCGGCTACTACCCGATGCAGTTTTCGATCAACACAAAGTGCATACTCAAAACACTCCCTTCGGGCAAAGTATTGTTAGTTGCAAACGACGTCCAGATGAAACGGGAAAACGACAAGAAAATATACTACTACACCGACGAGAACGGTAAAGAACGCGAGCTTGAAAAACATAAGACTCCACGTACCCGCATGACGGCCTATTTAAGTGACGATGACGGCAAAACCTTTACACATAAAATGCTGTTATGCGATGAGGGGCAAATCAGTTACCCGTCGGCTACCCTCAATAAAGACGGGGCCATATACATCGTCTATGACCAAGGGCGAGGCGAGATCGGCCAGCACACCATATTTTTGTCGAAGATTACCGAAGAAGATATCCTTGCGGGCAAACTCGTCAAAGGTGAAGGCTTCTTGAACAACATCGTAAGTCGCCCCAGCGACCAGGGCGGTGGACGCCGCAAAGGCGACAAACTTTAA
- a CDS encoding 3-keto-disaccharide hydrolase codes for MLRSTSATLLVLTALLSFNQLSQADDKGFVSLMPTADNNGWEDSVIVTDDGYLDGDGCYIAQEFDNFVLRFEFVQEPGANSGVGIRSLRGQNAAYSGMEIQCLDDSHPKYDNIKDWQHHGSVYGIVAAKQGSLKEPGEWNTQEIVADGKHIKVTVNGKVIVDADLEKAAPDGKSIDGKEHPGLTRKSGYLRLCGHGGGVQFRNMQIKVLEE; via the coding sequence ATGCTTCGATCAACTTCTGCGACTCTACTCGTGTTGACTGCACTTCTCTCATTCAATCAATTGTCTCAAGCCGACGACAAAGGGTTTGTTTCTTTGATGCCTACAGCTGACAACAACGGCTGGGAAGATTCAGTCATCGTCACAGACGATGGGTATCTCGATGGAGATGGTTGTTATATCGCGCAGGAATTTGACAATTTCGTCCTGCGATTTGAATTTGTTCAGGAACCGGGCGCCAACAGTGGAGTCGGGATTCGATCACTTCGCGGTCAAAATGCCGCCTACAGTGGGATGGAAATTCAATGCCTGGACGACTCCCACCCCAAATACGACAACATTAAGGACTGGCAACATCACGGTTCCGTATACGGAATCGTCGCTGCGAAACAAGGTTCACTGAAAGAGCCAGGCGAATGGAATACCCAGGAAATTGTTGCCGATGGTAAGCACATCAAAGTCACCGTAAACGGCAAGGTCATTGTTGATGCCGACCTGGAAAAAGCCGCCCCTGATGGGAAATCCATTGATGGCAAAGAGCATCCCGGTTTGACACGCAAGTCGGGTTACCTGCGACTTTGCGGCCACGGCGGCGGTGTTCAGTTCCGAAATATGCAGATAAAAGTGCTTGAGGAATAA
- a CDS encoding sialate O-acetylesterase, giving the protein MTYAMRFTAILACTSLLSMTSWSEAADKPTHLFILSGQSNMAGMNPKLGFEPELKKQFPDAETAYIKVAVGGRPIRLWLSNDWNAISEKYNLNKPQDSVPANSDYYAQILTQYKKMLQDHPQPASVTFCWMQGERDSREKLSSAYEEALKTLISNLRRDLDQPEMNFVIGRLSDFDQGATSENWEEVRQAQVKVANDDPHGAWVDCDDLNNKSKDGKTWDDLHYTQEGYELLGRRYVRQAKALIENKKPAADGRPE; this is encoded by the coding sequence ATGACATACGCAATGAGATTCACCGCAATTCTGGCCTGCACTTCTCTATTAAGCATGACTTCATGGAGTGAAGCTGCAGATAAGCCGACACATCTGTTTATTCTGTCGGGGCAATCCAATATGGCAGGGATGAATCCCAAGTTGGGATTTGAGCCGGAGTTGAAGAAGCAATTTCCGGATGCCGAGACGGCTTACATCAAGGTCGCGGTGGGCGGACGTCCGATTCGACTGTGGTTATCGAACGATTGGAATGCGATTTCAGAGAAATACAATCTGAATAAGCCTCAGGATTCCGTCCCCGCAAACAGCGACTACTATGCTCAAATCCTGACACAGTATAAGAAAATGCTGCAGGATCATCCTCAACCTGCTTCGGTGACTTTCTGCTGGATGCAGGGGGAGCGGGATTCGAGAGAGAAATTGAGTAGTGCTTATGAAGAAGCTCTTAAGACTTTGATCAGCAATTTACGTCGGGATCTCGATCAGCCAGAAATGAATTTCGTGATTGGCCGCTTGAGTGATTTTGACCAGGGAGCTACTTCCGAGAACTGGGAAGAAGTTCGGCAGGCTCAGGTGAAAGTTGCCAATGATGATCCTCACGGGGCCTGGGTTGATTGCGATGATCTCAATAATAAGTCCAAAGATGGTAAAACCTGGGACGATTTGCATTACACTCAGGAAGGGTATGAACTTTTGGGGCGTAGATATGTGCGTCAGGCAAAAGCACTCATCGAGAATAAAAAGCCGGCAGCAGACGGACGGCCGGAATAA
- a CDS encoding arylsulfatase translates to MFTVFRKRSRIVSTQGGCFQSAPGNVIGKVTPLLIYVSVLIISNLIYTQSLLADPRSRPNIVLIMADDLGFADLGCYGSEIQTPYLDQLASNGLRFSQFYNTAKCHSSRVSLLTGLYCDQAGSEKLSRGATIAEALAPAGYSTAMVGKWHLSQQPTDFGFQKYWGHLSGATNFFTGDDTFRLNGENWDVPATINGRPFYTTHAIGDYAIQFVDEMTQSNDPFLLYVAFNAPHYPLQAPEEAVKKYNGLYNKGWDQLRKERHARQIESGLLPEKWKLSPRPEHVPAWDSLSVEEQEWEASRMEVFAAMVDVLDQNVGRLVDHLKAKGEFENTLFLFCSDNGACPFERTRGRNLKPWDPKSYWTYDASWAHAGNTPFRLYKQNQHEGGISSPLIVHWPAGLKTESGSITDQPGHLIDLMATFIDVGKADYPEQIGNRTIDPLQGKSLMPILQGEQREPHDELYFHFSSDRALRQGDWKLVSAKLGRWELYNMKDDRTELNDLSKVYPERVEQMATEWFRMAEEVDRLKGKQLAPVGTKIKSLDFRKDTSNQLKTKN, encoded by the coding sequence ATGTTTACAGTATTCCGCAAGCGATCACGGATTGTCAGTACACAGGGTGGATGTTTTCAGTCAGCTCCTGGTAATGTTATTGGCAAAGTCACTCCATTATTGATTTATGTCTCTGTGCTGATCATCTCAAACTTGATCTACACTCAGTCACTTCTGGCCGATCCACGCTCTCGCCCAAACATTGTTCTCATCATGGCCGATGATCTGGGGTTCGCGGATCTGGGATGCTACGGCTCTGAAATCCAGACGCCCTATCTGGATCAACTGGCTTCAAATGGTTTGCGATTCAGTCAGTTTTATAACACGGCCAAATGCCATTCCTCACGAGTTTCATTATTAACGGGTTTGTATTGCGATCAGGCTGGCAGTGAAAAGTTATCGCGCGGGGCGACGATTGCTGAAGCGCTGGCACCTGCGGGCTATTCCACTGCGATGGTTGGAAAGTGGCATTTGAGCCAGCAGCCGACGGACTTTGGTTTCCAAAAGTACTGGGGACATCTCTCGGGAGCGACGAATTTCTTTACCGGCGATGACACTTTCCGCCTCAATGGTGAAAACTGGGATGTGCCAGCCACTATAAATGGACGACCTTTTTATACGACTCACGCAATTGGAGATTATGCGATTCAGTTTGTTGATGAGATGACCCAATCGAATGATCCTTTCCTGTTGTATGTTGCCTTCAATGCGCCACACTATCCCTTGCAGGCTCCTGAAGAAGCCGTGAAAAAATACAACGGCTTGTACAACAAGGGCTGGGATCAATTGCGAAAAGAACGGCATGCTCGACAGATTGAATCTGGTTTACTGCCTGAAAAATGGAAACTCAGTCCACGTCCCGAGCATGTCCCAGCCTGGGATTCTCTGTCTGTTGAGGAGCAGGAATGGGAAGCGAGCCGGATGGAGGTTTTTGCAGCCATGGTCGATGTACTTGACCAGAATGTGGGGCGACTCGTCGATCACCTCAAGGCAAAAGGGGAATTTGAAAATACGTTGTTCCTGTTCTGCTCGGACAACGGCGCCTGTCCGTTTGAACGAACACGAGGACGAAATCTGAAGCCATGGGATCCGAAATCCTATTGGACGTATGATGCCAGTTGGGCTCATGCTGGCAATACGCCATTTCGGTTGTATAAACAGAATCAACACGAGGGCGGGATTTCTTCGCCACTCATCGTGCATTGGCCAGCCGGGTTGAAAACAGAATCGGGTTCGATCACCGATCAGCCTGGCCACTTAATCGATTTGATGGCCACCTTCATTGATGTGGGCAAAGCAGATTATCCCGAGCAGATTGGCAACCGCACTATCGATCCACTGCAAGGGAAATCGCTAATGCCAATCCTTCAGGGAGAACAGCGTGAACCCCACGATGAGTTGTACTTTCACTTCTCGAGTGATCGAGCATTACGCCAGGGAGACTGGAAGCTGGTCTCTGCCAAGTTGGGGCGTTGGGAACTTTACAATATGAAAGACGATCGCACAGAGTTGAATGATTTGAGCAAAGTCTATCCTGAACGAGTCGAACAAATGGCAACCGAGTGGTTCCGCATGGCAGAGGAAGTCGACCGACTCAAAGGAAAACAATTGGCTCCTGTGGGAACCAAAATTAAATCTCTCGATTTCCGCAAAGATACCAGCAATCAACTCAAGACAAAGAATTGA
- a CDS encoding DUF1559 domain-containing protein: MQTTNKFRQGFTLIELLVVIAIIAILVALLLPAVQQAREAARRSSCKNNLKQIGLALHNYHDVHKTFPQGGMGRPQSTEGPTNNFSWLVYILPMLEQNALYDQFNFNEYYTTTNNRAAAMNRVETYFCPSSRNADQKSNVTNVWAMHYLGLAGPIGAVNGANPTRNYQFAGNNSSSHGGVGQSGILTMNQNRTFADITDGTTNTLLAGEFSGRVGLTGSSPLRPLLQGANTNGSNAAMYCCKNIKKTINEEASYVGSDPLKRFNDVSTSSQHKGGAQFLLGDGGVRFLSENINFGTYQNLASMDDEIPIGEF, encoded by the coding sequence ATGCAGACAACAAACAAATTTAGACAGGGCTTTACGCTGATAGAGCTCTTGGTAGTGATAGCAATCATTGCAATCTTGGTTGCGTTACTTCTTCCAGCAGTACAACAAGCCCGTGAAGCCGCCCGCAGAAGTAGCTGTAAAAATAATCTTAAACAAATTGGACTGGCGCTGCACAACTACCATGATGTTCACAAGACATTCCCTCAGGGGGGTATGGGACGTCCACAATCGACTGAAGGGCCAACAAATAACTTCAGTTGGCTGGTCTACATTCTGCCAATGCTTGAGCAGAACGCATTGTATGACCAGTTTAATTTCAATGAGTATTACACCACGACAAATAATCGTGCTGCGGCAATGAACAGAGTGGAGACGTACTTTTGCCCCAGTTCACGAAATGCCGATCAGAAGTCAAATGTGACCAATGTCTGGGCAATGCATTACCTCGGGTTAGCAGGCCCGATTGGAGCCGTCAACGGAGCAAATCCTACGCGTAACTATCAGTTCGCTGGGAATAATTCAAGTAGTCACGGTGGAGTTGGCCAATCTGGAATTCTGACGATGAATCAGAACAGAACATTTGCTGATATTACTGATGGGACAACGAATACACTATTGGCTGGTGAATTTTCTGGCAGAGTGGGGCTCACCGGTAGTAGTCCATTGCGTCCCTTGCTGCAGGGGGCAAATACAAATGGTTCTAACGCAGCAATGTATTGCTGCAAAAACATCAAGAAAACGATTAATGAGGAAGCCTCGTATGTGGGATCCGATCCTCTGAAGCGTTTTAATGATGTCTCGACCAGTAGTCAGCACAAAGGTGGTGCCCAGTTTTTGTTGGGAGATGGAGGAGTCCGCTTCCTATCTGAAAACATCAACTTCGGAACTTATCAGAACCTTGCCAGTATGGATGATGAGATACCGATTGGCGAGTTTTAA